From a region of the Fusobacterium sp. FSA-380-WT-3A genome:
- a CDS encoding helix-turn-helix domain-containing protein, protein MNFGNKIQIQRKRKGITQEELGEKLNVSRQTITKWEANKSFPEIEKIIKLSYYFNVTIDYLLKDEIENYEENFCEIVERVEDKKIIPKTIKAFLFLLVFSFIGIMYFYVDSFIHPVTITDWDGTYYKGFYGYLHIHNIEYILYSLIILFIISLGYIIIYFLKIKQK, encoded by the coding sequence ATGAACTTTGGAAATAAAATACAAATTCAACGAAAAAGAAAAGGAATAACTCAAGAGGAGTTGGGAGAAAAATTAAATGTTTCTAGACAAACAATTACAAAATGGGAAGCTAATAAATCTTTTCCTGAGATAGAAAAGATAATAAAGCTTAGTTACTATTTTAATGTAACAATAGACTATTTATTAAAAGATGAGATAGAAAATTATGAAGAAAATTTTTGTGAAATAGTAGAAAGAGTAGAAGATAAAAAGATAATACCTAAAACAATTAAAGCTTTTTTATTTTTATTAGTTTTTAGTTTTATAGGAATAATGTATTTTTATGTTGATTCATTTATTCATCCAGTTACAATAACTGATTGGGATGGAACTTATTATAAAGGTTTTTATGGATATCTTCATATTCATAATATAGAATATATTTTATATAGTTTGATTATATTATTTATTATTAGTTTAGGATATATTATAATTTATTTTCTAAAAATAAAACAAAAATAA
- a CDS encoding immunity 17 family protein: MNNPISDLYVKFMETIEPYIKKYPYLFGIVMGGIFFFGAIFKWSWICDPTGSKRFMRTVYEIFGEGGFRFFTGLFGAIIMLACLFSWIKK, from the coding sequence ATGAATAATCCTATTAGCGATTTATATGTAAAATTTATGGAAACAATAGAACCTTATATAAAGAAATATCCCTATCTTTTTGGAATAGTTATGGGAGGAATATTTTTCTTCGGAGCTATTTTTAAATGGAGTTGGATTTGTGACCCTACAGGCTCAAAAAGATTTATGAGAACTGTTTATGAAATCTTTGGAGAAGGTGGATTTAGATTTTTTACAGGTTTATTTGGGGCAATAATAATGTTAGCTTGTTTATTTTCATGGATAAAAAAATAA
- a CDS encoding GNAT family N-acetyltransferase yields MDKQFINLTIENIESEHLCCAISDKKHQMGVVAKKNWLKERIIEGHVFRKLNEKGKVFIEYAPLETAWVPIYGNNYLYIYCLWVSGSFKGKGYAKSLIEYCINDARKKRKSGVCILSSKKKKPFLMDKKFLLKYGFKTVDVIKDEYELLALSFNGEKPYFSEKVKEMKIDSRELIIYYTLQCPYILNCIKEITEYCNRNNILLSLKIVDTLEKAKNLPCIFNNWAVFYNGKYETNHLLNETFLKKKFQL; encoded by the coding sequence ATGGATAAACAGTTTATAAACTTAACAATTGAAAATATAGAGAGTGAACATTTATGTTGTGCAATTTCAGATAAAAAACATCAGATGGGAGTAGTTGCAAAAAAAAATTGGCTAAAAGAAAGAATTATTGAAGGGCATGTATTTCGTAAACTTAATGAAAAAGGAAAAGTTTTTATTGAATATGCTCCTCTAGAAACTGCATGGGTACCTATTTATGGAAATAATTATTTATATATTTATTGTCTTTGGGTATCAGGTTCTTTCAAAGGTAAAGGATATGCAAAATCTTTGATTGAATACTGTATTAATGATGCAAGAAAAAAAAGAAAATCTGGTGTTTGTATTCTTAGTTCAAAAAAGAAGAAACCATTTTTAATGGATAAAAAATTTTTACTTAAATATGGATTTAAAACTGTAGATGTAATAAAAGATGAATATGAATTATTAGCATTATCTTTTAATGGAGAAAAACCTTATTTTTCTGAAAAGGTAAAGGAGATGAAAATAGATAGCAGAGAATTAATAATATATTATACTTTACAATGTCCATATATTCTTAACTGTATTAAAGAAATAACAGAATATTGTAATAGAAATAATATATTATTAAGTTTAAAAATTGTAGATACTTTAGAGAAAGCTAAAAATCTTCCATGTATTTTTAATAATTGGGCAGTTTTCTATAATGGTAAATATGAAACAAATCATCTTCTAAATGAAACTTTTTTAAAAAAGAAATTTCAACTATAA
- a CDS encoding DUF1266 domain-containing protein — MSNEMKKAQEEMEKLMKEHMKDVYGENFENMGDLMKQAFENSLSNLEKEIDIEAIQNVVPGVDMATILQKTQEAKEEALQRGNDAIVSQSEAITKAMNEMFSSGNTGLQDMISEQMKQFQAMTGIEDFTKMTPEDMQNYYESQMNMWNGLENGEEEDVSLEGVGSLIENMYNSLPDGNKIKVKNGDEYIEKFEILLSGILSYINGHENDTLDVEEHDDFFNEKINYILTEFWGIESKEDVYDTIGWLLNEGHTDEYLSYVNANTIDELITEDMDEEEVEIVKNGFEFAKYFKDKLPENIMLGWDYGRASAIVRWAYFMNYINEEEAWEILDKIAGVMIGTFNSWKEFGISYIVGGLFWTYRKDPSETYNRYYETVEALEGLLTETDDEDDGEWLRNPWIKEVL; from the coding sequence ATGTCAAATGAAATGAAAAAAGCTCAAGAAGAAATGGAAAAATTAATGAAGGAACATATGAAAGATGTTTATGGAGAAAATTTTGAAAATATGGGAGATTTAATGAAACAAGCTTTTGAAAATTCTTTATCTAATTTAGAAAAAGAAATAGATATAGAAGCTATTCAAAATGTAGTTCCTGGTGTTGATATGGCAACTATATTACAAAAAACTCAAGAAGCTAAAGAAGAAGCTCTTCAAAGAGGAAATGATGCAATAGTATCTCAATCTGAAGCTATAACAAAAGCTATGAATGAAATGTTTTCCTCAGGAAATACAGGACTTCAAGATATGATATCAGAGCAAATGAAACAATTTCAAGCAATGACAGGAATAGAAGATTTTACAAAAATGACTCCAGAAGATATGCAAAATTATTATGAAAGTCAAATGAATATGTGGAATGGATTGGAAAATGGAGAAGAGGAAGATGTATCTTTAGAGGGTGTTGGAAGTTTAATTGAAAATATGTATAATTCATTACCTGATGGAAATAAAATAAAAGTAAAAAATGGAGATGAATATATAGAAAAATTTGAAATTTTACTTTCTGGAATTTTATCTTATATAAATGGTCATGAAAACGATACTTTAGATGTAGAAGAACATGATGATTTCTTTAATGAAAAGATAAATTATATTCTTACAGAATTTTGGGGAATAGAAAGTAAAGAAGATGTATATGATACAATAGGTTGGCTATTAAATGAAGGACATACAGATGAATATTTAAGTTATGTAAATGCTAATACTATTGATGAGTTAATAACAGAAGATATGGATGAAGAAGAAGTTGAAATTGTAAAAAATGGATTTGAATTTGCAAAATACTTTAAAGATAAATTACCAGAAAATATTATGCTTGGTTGGGACTATGGAAGAGCTAGTGCAATAGTTCGTTGGGCATATTTTATGAATTATATTAACGAAGAGGAAGCTTGGGAAATTTTAGATAAAATAGCAGGAGTTATGATAGGTACATTTAATTCTTGGAAAGAGTTTGGAATATCTTATATTGTAGGTGGATTATTCTGGACTTATAGAAAAGACCCATCAGAAACATATAATCGTTATTATGAAACAGTAGAAGCTTTAGAGGGACTTTTAACTGAAACAGATGATGAGGATGATGGAGAGTGGTTGAGAAATCCTTGGATTAAAGAGGTGTTATAA
- a CDS encoding ankyrin repeat domain-containing protein has translation MEIDVYSLEELYRKNLSFEERKKEYEKYQVDDEDPYGNTVFHITTKFADSEIFEYFFMMGKLQGKTRLFKTNKYGKTPFFMLNDIKNPEEKYEDIKKIMKILVENGGNINKRDESGEMFYHKCADFQKYIIFEIMNELGIKYDKVILSNGWNVLHIVCNSLHRIDFYLKREEEYRKQEEPYLRTIKAILNSGIDVETKTAIDKLAYDLAFESKNKRACALLKGVSEDDKTFGIGLHEACWFGYEDIVKEYISRKSDLNEIYEGNMGELKKLSPLAIASKHLQKNIVKLLIENGANVCERNGETGLSSFYYFVKTMIITGINIKGEKTKENFQEITKYYLRDEKFLNGYVDDEYNTPINLICSISHRFNWVGEEKAEFIIFEKLIDRGVDVNIGDKNGNTPLHKLFKNGGDKIGDMTELLMESGANPNSKNIDGETPLMLLPNIWREEEGVEALEVLENYDVDTSITNNNGETALDIALKMKKEKLAQYLLNIGG, from the coding sequence ATGGAAATTGATGTATATTCTTTAGAAGAACTTTATAGAAAAAATTTATCCTTTGAAGAAAGAAAAAAAGAGTATGAAAAATATCAGGTAGATGATGAAGATCCTTATGGAAATACAGTTTTTCATATTACAACAAAGTTTGCAGATAGTGAGATTTTTGAATACTTTTTTATGATGGGTAAACTTCAAGGAAAAACAAGGCTTTTTAAGACTAATAAATATGGAAAAACACCATTTTTTATGTTAAATGATATAAAAAATCCAGAAGAAAAATATGAGGATATAAAAAAAATAATGAAAATTCTTGTAGAAAATGGTGGAAATATAAATAAAAGAGATGAATCAGGAGAGATGTTTTATCACAAATGTGCTGATTTTCAAAAATATATAATTTTTGAAATAATGAATGAGCTAGGAATAAAATATGATAAAGTTATTTTATCTAATGGCTGGAATGTACTACATATAGTTTGTAATTCTCTACATAGAATAGATTTTTATTTAAAAAGAGAAGAAGAATATAGAAAACAAGAAGAACCATATTTAAGAACTATAAAAGCAATTTTAAATTCTGGAATAGATGTTGAAACAAAAACAGCGATAGATAAATTAGCTTATGACTTAGCTTTTGAATCTAAAAATAAAAGAGCATGTGCACTATTAAAAGGTGTAAGTGAAGATGATAAAACTTTTGGAATTGGTTTACATGAAGCCTGTTGGTTTGGATATGAAGATATAGTAAAAGAATATATATCAAGAAAAAGTGACTTAAATGAAATTTATGAGGGAAATATGGGAGAGTTAAAAAAACTCTCTCCCCTTGCTATAGCTTCTAAACATTTACAAAAAAATATTGTAAAACTTCTTATAGAAAATGGAGCTAATGTTTGTGAAAGAAATGGTGAAACTGGATTAAGTAGTTTTTATTATTTTGTAAAAACCATGATAATTACAGGTATAAATATCAAAGGAGAAAAAACAAAAGAGAATTTTCAAGAGATAACAAAATATTATCTTAGAGATGAAAAATTTTTAAATGGTTATGTTGATGATGAATACAACACACCAATTAATTTAATATGTAGTATATCACATAGATTTAATTGGGTAGGGGAAGAAAAAGCAGAATTTATTATTTTTGAAAAATTAATAGATAGAGGAGTAGATGTAAACATAGGAGATAAAAATGGAAATACACCACTTCACAAATTATTTAAAAATGGTGGAGATAAAATAGGAGATATGACAGAACTTTTAATGGAAAGTGGAGCTAATCCAAATAGTAAAAATATAGATGGTGAAACTCCTCTTATGTTACTTCCTAATATTTGGAGAGAAGAAGAGGGGGTAGAAGCTTTAGAAGTTTTAGAAAATTATGATGTAGATACTTCTATTACAAATAATAATGGTGAAACTGCTTTGGATATAGCTTTAAAAATGAAAAAAGAAAAATTAGCACAATATCTTTTAAATATAGGAGGTTAG
- a CDS encoding ankyrin repeat domain-containing protein, with product MGANSFIIACKNRQKSVIKVFLNSKKIDVNERDDMGRTALFYSCGEGDREIVKLLIEAGADINLGDNNSITPLHQGAMKGNKEILDILVKSGGDINATDFKGRTPIIYAIMQNKSEAAFKCIELGADTTLKDNDGHLPIDYATTNGLKELVNFLSTGEKDNFGNTPLHQACYNNQSEVVRTLLKSSSSTINNINDSGETPLILAVKNENQYIVELLLENKADVNLANNNGETPLHFSVKKDNQNICKVLLENGGNVNVRNKSGETPLIIAVQWGKKDNVLELINHGANTKISDNNGKTPEYYASEKGYSEILELLIMSE from the coding sequence ATGGGAGCAAATTCGTTTATAATAGCTTGTAAAAATAGACAAAAATCTGTTATAAAAGTATTTCTAAACTCTAAAAAAATAGATGTAAATGAAAGAGATGATATGGGAAGAACGGCTCTTTTTTATAGCTGTGGTGAAGGAGATAGAGAGATAGTTAAACTTTTAATAGAAGCAGGAGCAGATATAAATTTAGGAGATAATAACAGTATAACCCCTCTTCATCAAGGGGCTATGAAAGGAAATAAAGAGATTTTAGATATATTGGTAAAAAGTGGTGGAGATATAAATGCCACAGATTTTAAAGGAAGAACACCTATAATTTATGCTATTATGCAAAATAAAAGTGAGGCTGCCTTTAAATGTATAGAGCTTGGAGCTGATACAACTTTAAAAGATAATGATGGACATTTACCAATAGATTATGCCACTACCAACGGATTAAAAGAACTTGTAAATTTTTTGTCAACAGGGGAAAAAGATAATTTTGGAAACACCCCTTTACATCAAGCTTGTTATAATAACCAAAGTGAAGTAGTGAGAACTCTTCTTAAATCTTCTTCCTCTACAATAAATAATATAAATGATAGTGGAGAAACCCCACTTATTTTAGCTGTAAAAAATGAAAATCAATATATAGTGGAGTTATTACTTGAAAATAAAGCAGATGTAAATTTAGCTAATAATAATGGAGAAACCCCACTTCATTTTAGTGTTAAAAAGGATAATCAAAATATTTGTAAAGTTTTATTAGAAAATGGTGGAAATGTAAATGTTAGAAATAAAAGTGGAGAAACTCCCCTTATAATAGCAGTTCAATGGGGTAAGAAAGATAATGTATTAGAACTTATAAATCATGGAGCTAACACTAAGATTTCAGATAATAATGGAAAAACTCCAGAATATTATGCTAGTGAAAAAGGATATAGCGAAATTCTTGAATTACTTATTATGTCTGAATAA
- a CDS encoding DUF6630 family protein, giving the protein MKKYNLSAEETVKFLYRGKIKRVKEEDIYSFYKNPSKIEIEYFREHFVDKSKYEISWEEIEETEKRLGVYLPKILREYYHECGDLDINTSFSELFKLEDIEFSHNWLREDLKEDEYSEEEIKKDLEKIDNFLIFWCENQGVWNAGIKKEDLDLENPPIYMTTNDDLYSWAKITNDIETFIIFQIIDNISASDFYNKEIENEDLKDILLDEKISLEEIRMSNFLSSNKKIKCSSYADYDNDKIYFFILENDMIKKTYLVKPKEKKVDYSINEKIDNGLLIELGNIIANGDNEVINQLKYSFDNIRKYLIENKEFIYMEKDIDNMSNSEIKFVKFYILSQILEKNGYLYYLDWKCELEDFKMIENLLKNISNDYSLDNIEFDEDDDITTWSEIFDEEFKSKNILLASFDLDSDTYGVFLISYKEFEKIEKLLKNSDLRIDFTKNL; this is encoded by the coding sequence ATGAAAAAATACAATCTATCAGCAGAAGAAACAGTAAAATTTTTATACAGAGGAAAAATAAAAAGAGTAAAAGAAGAGGATATATATTCTTTTTATAAAAATCCTAGTAAAATAGAAATAGAGTATTTTAGAGAACATTTTGTTGATAAAAGTAAATATGAGATAAGTTGGGAAGAAATAGAGGAAACAGAAAAAAGATTAGGAGTATATTTACCTAAAATTTTAAGGGAATATTATCATGAATGTGGAGATTTAGATATAAATACCTCTTTTAGTGAACTTTTTAAATTAGAAGACATAGAATTTTCTCATAATTGGTTAAGGGAAGACTTAAAAGAAGATGAGTATTCAGAGGAAGAAATAAAGAAAGATTTAGAAAAAATAGATAATTTTCTTATATTTTGGTGTGAAAATCAAGGTGTATGGAATGCTGGAATAAAAAAAGAGGATTTAGATTTGGAAAATCCCCCAATTTATATGACAACCAATGATGATTTATATTCTTGGGCAAAAATTACAAATGATATAGAAACTTTTATTATATTTCAAATTATAGATAATATAAGTGCTAGTGATTTTTATAATAAAGAGATAGAAAATGAAGATTTAAAAGATATTTTATTAGATGAAAAAATATCTTTAGAAGAGATTAGAATGAGTAATTTTCTAAGCTCAAACAAAAAAATTAAATGTTCTAGTTATGCTGATTATGATAATGATAAAATATATTTCTTTATATTAGAAAATGATATGATAAAAAAAACTTATCTTGTAAAACCTAAAGAGAAAAAAGTAGATTATAGTATAAATGAAAAGATTGATAATGGACTTTTAATAGAATTAGGAAATATTATAGCAAATGGAGATAATGAAGTTATAAATCAATTAAAATATAGCTTTGATAATATAAGAAAATATTTAATAGAAAATAAAGAATTTATATATATGGAAAAAGACATAGATAATATGTCTAATAGTGAGATAAAATTTGTAAAATTTTATATATTATCCCAAATCTTAGAAAAAAATGGATATTTATATTATTTAGATTGGAAATGTGAATTAGAAGATTTTAAAATGATTGAAAATTTATTAAAAAATATCTCTAATGATTATAGTTTGGATAATATAGAGTTTGATGAAGATGATGATATAACTACTTGGAGCGAAATTTTTGATGAAGAATTTAAAAGTAAAAATATTTTACTAGCAAGTTTTGATTTAGATTCAGATACATATGGAGTATTTTTAATTTCTTATAAAGAATTTGAGAAAATAGAAAAATTACTTAAAAATAGTGATTTAAGGATAGACTTTACTAAAAATTTATAA
- a CDS encoding DUF4261 domain-containing protein: protein MEKDRKILNGFILFEDENCNFDEIIKNLKEDWEIEIDKSEIKDDVLVFEIDGMRGSLAFIKSPVPNNEAEENAKNNFLWQGGVEKVSKHKSQMIVATFGENPIETGKLFVKLSSSVLKLENTIGIYKAPTVMAREEFLSHTKYLKEEKELPIQSIVYIGLYRTKKGIGGYTDGLKFFDKKEIEILDSKKEAFDIYDFIFDIIYYVVGNNVELKDGETIGFSVHQKLPITVSKGVAFEEDTIKIKF, encoded by the coding sequence ATGGAAAAAGATAGAAAAATTTTAAATGGGTTTATACTTTTTGAAGATGAAAATTGTAATTTTGATGAAATAATAAAAAATTTAAAAGAAGATTGGGAAATAGAAATTGATAAATCTGAAATTAAAGATGATGTTTTAGTTTTTGAAATTGATGGAATGAGAGGTTCATTAGCTTTTATTAAATCCCCTGTTCCAAATAATGAGGCAGAGGAAAATGCTAAAAATAATTTTTTATGGCAAGGTGGAGTAGAGAAAGTTTCAAAACATAAATCTCAAATGATTGTAGCTACTTTTGGAGAAAATCCAATAGAAACAGGAAAACTTTTTGTAAAACTTTCAAGTTCTGTATTAAAATTAGAAAATACAATAGGAATTTATAAAGCTCCTACTGTAATGGCAAGAGAAGAATTTTTAAGTCATACAAAATATTTAAAAGAAGAGAAAGAACTTCCAATTCAAAGTATAGTATATATAGGACTTTACCGTACAAAAAAAGGAATAGGGGGATATACTGATGGACTTAAATTTTTTGATAAAAAAGAGATAGAAATTTTAGATTCTAAAAAAGAGGCTTTTGATATATATGATTTTATCTTTGATATTATATATTATGTAGTTGGAAATAATGTTGAATTAAAAGATGGAGAAACTATTGGATTTTCAGTACATCAAAAATTGCCAATTACAGTATCAAAAGGGGTAGCTTTTGAAGAGGACACTATAAAAATTAAATTTTAA
- the creD gene encoding cell envelope integrity protein CreD, whose amino-acid sequence MISLRDNNSLVKKIGFLFILAILLQIPMFFINRIIDERDYSYRNMVEEIGNEWGKKQTIAGEFLIIPYSDKEVSYDDSGKKLEKTIVKDWIVLPDKLNIKVDLKDEVRERGIYKTIVYNGDVILEGEFPKLKDILPANMYPYNIGIGLGITDTKSIMKVEKFQVGEEDIYLASGTGLKQWNLSTGISGTIEKNYLEEGKITFSIKLNLRGNGGINILPFGKENHFEVSSPWKSPKFYGILPSTKVIDENGFRAKWDISSFVRNYKQDFADGFYSDISEGKIGVDLYEGITHYRQVMKAVKYSMLFIMLSLFVVYIFEVTSKRFTHYVQYGVVGFSLTMFYLVLLSMSEYFSFELAYIIATLMVVIPNSLYIKAVTKNNNYGIGMFVFLSGIYAVLYSILKMEQYALMTGTLLIMIVLYVMMYITRNIETFREE is encoded by the coding sequence ATGATTAGTTTAAGAGATAATAATTCTCTTGTAAAAAAAATAGGATTTCTTTTTATATTAGCTATTTTATTACAAATACCAATGTTTTTTATAAATAGAATAATTGACGAAAGAGATTATTCTTATAGAAATATGGTAGAAGAAATTGGAAATGAATGGGGTAAAAAACAAACTATTGCAGGAGAATTTTTAATAATTCCATATAGTGATAAAGAAGTAAGTTATGATGATTCTGGAAAAAAATTAGAGAAAACTATTGTAAAAGATTGGATAGTATTACCAGATAAACTAAATATAAAAGTTGATTTAAAAGACGAAGTAAGAGAAAGGGGAATATATAAAACAATAGTTTACAATGGAGATGTTATATTAGAGGGGGAATTTCCTAAATTAAAGGATATATTACCAGCTAATATGTACCCATATAATATTGGAATAGGATTAGGAATAACAGATACTAAGTCTATAATGAAAGTTGAAAAATTTCAAGTAGGAGAGGAAGATATATACTTAGCATCAGGGACTGGACTTAAACAATGGAATTTAAGTACAGGAATATCAGGAACTATAGAAAAAAATTATTTAGAAGAAGGAAAAATAACTTTTTCTATTAAGTTAAATCTAAGAGGTAATGGTGGTATAAATATTTTACCTTTTGGAAAGGAAAATCATTTTGAAGTAAGTTCTCCTTGGAAATCTCCAAAATTTTATGGAATTTTACCAAGTACAAAAGTAATTGATGAAAATGGATTTAGAGCAAAATGGGATATATCATCTTTTGTAAGAAACTATAAACAAGATTTTGCAGATGGATTTTATTCTGATATATCAGAAGGAAAAATTGGAGTAGATTTATATGAGGGAATAACTCACTATAGACAAGTTATGAAAGCTGTAAAATATAGTATGCTTTTTATAATGTTAAGCCTTTTTGTAGTATATATTTTTGAAGTAACAAGTAAAAGGTTTACTCACTATGTTCAATATGGAGTAGTAGGATTTTCACTTACAATGTTTTACTTGGTTTTACTTTCAATGTCAGAATATTTTAGTTTTGAATTAGCTTATATAATAGCCACTTTAATGGTGGTAATTCCAAATTCATTGTATATAAAAGCAGTAACTAAGAATAATAATTATGGTATAGGAATGTTTGTATTTTTATCAGGAATATATGCAGTACTATATTCTATTTTAAAGATGGAACAATATGCACTTATGACAGGAACTCTTTTAATAATGATAGTTCTTTATGTAATGATGTATATTACTAGAAACATTGAAACTTTTAGGGAGGAATAG
- a CDS encoding nitroreductase family protein, producing the protein MIRVDSDKCIKCKMCIKDCFPENIIFEEEKIKIKSDCMMCGHCVAVCPTNAITFEGYEETQELKSLDSKINSEVFLNFVKSRRSIRHFKDKKIDKDIIEKLLEVGRYSPTGANIQDIKYYVIQDKLEEFKPLIWEGINNFTNSGENNMFLRKYRSLFVEMYENRGINDKLFFKAPMVLVITSSNKTNGVLAGDKIEMMANMMGLGVLFSGFIEMGITSNEELIKKFKLKRNVVCTCMLIGYPDISYQRTAPRKEINIEWL; encoded by the coding sequence ATGATTAGGGTAGACTCCGATAAATGTATTAAATGTAAAATGTGTATTAAGGATTGTTTTCCAGAAAATATTATATTTGAAGAGGAAAAAATAAAGATAAAAAGTGATTGTATGATGTGTGGGCATTGTGTAGCTGTGTGTCCAACAAATGCTATAACTTTTGAGGGATATGAAGAAACACAAGAATTAAAAAGTTTAGATTCTAAAATAAATTCAGAAGTCTTTTTAAATTTTGTAAAATCAAGAAGAAGTATCAGACATTTTAAAGATAAAAAAATAGATAAGGATATTATTGAAAAATTATTAGAAGTTGGAAGATATAGCCCAACAGGAGCTAATATCCAAGATATAAAATATTATGTTATTCAAGATAAATTAGAAGAATTTAAACCACTTATTTGGGAGGGAATAAATAATTTTACTAATTCAGGTGAAAATAATATGTTTCTAAGAAAATATAGAAGTTTATTTGTAGAAATGTATGAAAATCGTGGTATAAATGATAAACTTTTCTTTAAAGCACCAATGGTTTTAGTAATCACAAGTTCAAATAAGACTAATGGAGTATTAGCTGGAGATAAAATAGAGATGATGGCTAATATGATGGGGTTAGGAGTTCTTTTTAGTGGATTTATAGAAATGGGAATTACTAGCAATGAGGAACTTATTAAAAAATTCAAATTAAAAAGAAATGTTGTATGTACATGTATGTTGATAGGATATCCTGATATAAGTTATCAAAGAACTGCTCCGAGAAAAGAAATTAATATAGAATGGTTGTAG
- a CDS encoding YwqG family protein, translated as MGKKKLTEKELKFNEEIKKIVLDILEKNKKSMIKIEVSDDKPNLFQSKFGGLPYLPKDKEVPKDKENRQFTLLAQINVEELPENNIYPMKEGMLQFWVLNDDCIGLDFDNPLGNGYKVVYYKEIDKNVTEEEILGKYKPYEDEDSYFPIESEFSLKFELKDGYCTDSDDRFSEFFIEEIKKFEKEKGEEYKEIFEKYRKNNLGYNICYDFYEILEEDKNLNDKLFGAGHKIGGYPDYTQNDIRDKEYEVLLLQIDSEGTDEHEIMWGDCGIANFFIREKDLKELNFDEVIYNWDCC; from the coding sequence ATGGGTAAGAAAAAACTTACAGAAAAGGAATTAAAATTTAATGAGGAAATTAAGAAAATTGTTTTAGATATTTTAGAAAAAAATAAAAAATCTATGATTAAAATAGAAGTGTCTGATGATAAACCTAATTTATTCCAAAGTAAATTTGGGGGACTTCCATACTTACCTAAAGATAAGGAAGTCCCAAAAGATAAAGAAAATAGACAATTTACATTACTTGCTCAAATAAATGTAGAGGAATTACCAGAAAATAATATTTATCCAATGAAAGAGGGAATGTTACAATTTTGGGTATTAAATGATGATTGTATTGGACTTGATTTTGATAACCCTTTAGGAAATGGATATAAGGTAGTGTATTATAAAGAAATAGATAAAAATGTAACAGAGGAAGAAATTTTAGGAAAATATAAACCATATGAAGATGAAGATAGTTATTTCCCAATAGAAAGTGAATTTTCTTTAAAATTTGAATTAAAAGATGGTTATTGTACAGATTCAGATGATAGATTTTCAGAATTTTTTATAGAAGAGATAAAAAAATTTGAAAAAGAAAAAGGAGAAGAGTATAAAGAGATTTTTGAAAAATATAGAAAAAATAACTTAGGTTATAATATTTGTTATGATTTTTATGAAATTTTAGAAGAAGATAAAAACCTAAATGATAAATTATTTGGAGCTGGACATAAAATAGGAGGTTATCCTGATTATACTCAAAATGATATTAGAGATAAAGAGTATGAAGTTTTACTTCTTCAAATAGATAGTGAAGGTACTGATGAGCATGAAATTATGTGGGGAGATTGTGGAATAGCTAATTTCTTTATAAGAGAAAAAGATTTAAAAGAACTTAATTTTGATGAGGTAATATATAATTGGGATTGTTGTTAA